In the Populus trichocarpa isolate Nisqually-1 chromosome 1, P.trichocarpa_v4.1, whole genome shotgun sequence genome, TAATTTTCCCAAGAATAGAATAAGCACAAGATCTGTCGTTTCAACAGGTCATTATTAGTCCATTAAACCCAtttttcaaatatcaaatatcaTTGCCCTGTCAATTCAAAACCAACATCTACACCGTTGAACATCACGATCCAACGGCATCCAACGgactaaaacaaaaggagaggGAAACCACGACAGCCGTCCGATCCACACACCTCCACCCCTATTTTCCTCCTTTATATAACTACTCATTCACTCCATTTTCAAACCAAATTATTACTTCCCTCCTCCATCACTCCCTTTGATCGAGCCTCTCTAACGCTCGATCTCTGAAAACCTCACCGGAGACACCGCATATTTAAATCCGGTCACCGATTTCGTAACGGTGAGTTTTCGATTTCTAGATCTGATCTCTTCTTCCGTTATCGAACCTGTCTTGATGCCGAGAAAACATAAGAAAACAAGTTAATATCTATTTTGTTGATGAATAATTATTGAATCTTATTTTTCTGAGTGAATTACTTTGTTTATGCAGTCTCATTGCACTTTctgtttttttgcattttctctGCAGCCAAACAGGCTGGATCTGTAATTATTCTGTTTAGACTTTTTGTTAATCTTCGATCAAAAGCTTTATTTAgtcacttaattaattatttattaagatatAATTGTCTAGTGGAATTTACTTACGTTTTAGATCTGTTCtccatgttttaaattataatttctcttaTGCTTTACCTAGTTTTTCTCTTACcattaatttaatcatatttttttctcaacttgcagagataaaaaatgagagaaatccTTCACATTCAAGGAGGACAGTGCGGTAACCAAATCGGCTCCAAGTTCTGGGAGGTTGTTTGCGCTGAGCATGGAATTGATCCCACTGGAAAATACACTGGATCCTCTGACCTTCAATTGGAGCGCGTCAATGTTTATTACAATGAGGCTTCATGCGGACGATTTGTCCCTCGCGCTGTGCTTATGGATCTTGAgcctggtactatggacagtgTGAGGACTGGTCCCTATGGCCAGATCTTTAGGCCTGATAACTTTGTGTTTGGACAGTCTGGCGCTGGAAATAACTGGGCCAAGGGTCATTATACTGAGGGTGCGGAGTTGATTGATTCGGTTCTTGATGTTGTGAGGAAGGAGGCGGAGAATTGTGACTGTCTTCAAGGTATATGTTGTTGTGTGCGATGAATGGTTGTTGTTCggcaaatttgatttttaaaattttcgagtagttattaatgaattttatttattacgtGTAGGATTTCAAGTTTGCCACTCACTCGGTGGAGGAACTGGTTCTGGGATGGGGactcttttgatttctaagatCAGAGAGGAATACCCTGATAGAATGATGCTTACTTTCTCTGTGTTTCCATCACCTAAGGTTTCTGATACTGTTGTTGAGCCATACAACGCAACTCTCTCAGTTCATCAGTTGGTTGAGAATGCTGACGAGTGTATGGTGCTAGATAATGAGGCCTTGTATGATATCTGCTTCAGGACTCTCAAGTTGACTACTCCTAGCTGTAAGTTCATCTTTGGCGTTTAtctaaagatattatttatactcTTTTCTGTGAAAAAGGTTGTTATTGGATTTTCTGAAAACTTTTGCACAAATTTAGATTATTGTCAAGTAACTCGTAATGGATGTTTGGATTCTATGTCAATATGCTCTCCTGGGCAAGGGTTTGGGGGTGGGGTTTTTTATCTGATTATGTGAAATGTGTATGTTATTGAAGCAATGAAAATAAGAAAGTGGATTAAAGTTCCGGTATGATCATTTATTGTCTGATTTTCTTTGCTCTCAAGCCCTTGGTGCAATATCTTGGGCAACGGGcactttctcattttctttggtGCTCGgcattatttttcactttttgtCCGTGCCTTTGTCAGGTCTCTGTTGTGTTTATGTTTTGTAGTGGTTCACTGCTTCCCGCATTTATGTTAGTTGCTTACTTTATATCTTTCGGCTGGGAAGCTTTATCTTACAATTCATGTCTTCTTGAATGAGGGGATGTAGGCTCATGTTGCTGGATCTCACATGAATCTTCTCAGATGTTATTCTCTAGGAGCTAAGCATTTGCTTGGTTGATAAATGGAAGCACCAAATGTTGGGTGGCAGCTTTTTATGACATTACCGAGTCTGAGATAATTTGATTAAGACATTATGACACTGATGTAACCTTGAAAAGAgaagttttagggtttttatgcatgggaatttgtttgtttgttcaccactagctctgttttttttttccctgtggCGTTGATGTGGTCTTTTGACATGaggattgtttgtgtttttcaaCTGCTTGTCTTTGCATCCTTTCTGCATCACAACAATGATTTAAATGCTGGGTTGACAttgaattattgatttttgtgaCAGTTGGTGACCTGAACCATCTGATCTCTGCAACAATGAGTGGGGTTACCTGCTGCCTCAGGTTCCCTGGCCAGCTGAATTCTGATCTTAGGAAGCTTGCTGTGAACCTTA is a window encoding:
- the LOC7480106 gene encoding tubulin beta-4 chain codes for the protein MREILHIQGGQCGNQIGSKFWEVVCAEHGIDPTGKYTGSSDLQLERVNVYYNEASCGRFVPRAVLMDLEPGTMDSVRTGPYGQIFRPDNFVFGQSGAGNNWAKGHYTEGAELIDSVLDVVRKEAENCDCLQGFQVCHSLGGGTGSGMGTLLISKIREEYPDRMMLTFSVFPSPKVSDTVVEPYNATLSVHQLVENADECMVLDNEALYDICFRTLKLTTPSFGDLNHLISATMSGVTCCLRFPGQLNSDLRKLAVNLIPFPRLHFFMVGFAPLTSRGSQQYRSLTVPELTQQMWDSKNMMCAADPRHGRYLTASAMFRGKMSTKEVDEQMMNVQNKNSSYFVEWIPNNVKSSVCDIPPIGLAMASTFIGNSTSIQEMFRRVSEQFTAMFRRKAFLHWYTGEGMDEMEFTEAESNMNDLVSEYQQYQDATVDEELEYEDEEEEEAA